The Sebastes fasciatus isolate fSebFas1 chromosome 13, fSebFas1.pri, whole genome shotgun sequence genome includes a region encoding these proteins:
- the brd4 gene encoding bromodomain-containing protein 4 isoform X2, with translation MDYKMHAKSNDLLDFQKLDALLEKIARSVSVKRESSEECNGISGALSVESVPGPRLNWCPANTTTPAPAAPAPAPGPELASNPVRMGDGLDAAQMSGSSSSSSSSGGSSQGQAQQMGNPPPPEYIDPNRPKRQTNQLQYLLKVVVKALWKHQFAWPFHIPVDAIKLNLPDYYTIIKIPMDMGTIKRRLENSYYWNAQECIQDFNTMFTNCYIYNKPGDDIVLMAEALEKVFLQRVTEMPEEETEIVVMMGKGRGRGRRDAGLNLKPGAIIDASSTTPQTRGLSNLSAAPLTRGPVQGPPSLPPQPLMQALPSHVPPTLPSHAPQLGAPYSLSQSDCAPQVPIMTSVPPPAQTSLPPASIQSTAPMLQNSITMTKQRKSQKRKADTTTPTANDQLSESSPAESKSGKTLPRRESTRPTKLIKKDAPDSQHHIGMGMGMGMGMGMGMGMGMGMGMGLSGPSGGHSPKPQDQLGYCASLVRDMLSKKHAAYAWPFYKPVDVDALGLHDYHDIIKYPMDLSSIKVKLESRQYREPQEFAADVRLMFSNCYKYNPPDHEVVAMARKLQDVFEMRFAKMPDEPESKPLVVPPAPTLHHPAPVKPQPPLAHIISSSDSSSDSSSESESSTDDSEEERAQRLAELQEQLKAVHEQLAALSQPQASKPKRKEKEKEKKEKKKEKHKKKGSMSSHVDEIQDAIPVPQLSKKSKTSNNNNKEVVPKKKPSKKEAMKNHPANLLPVPNLEDDLGAAGSSAMGEKCKPMTYEEKRQLSLDINKLPGDKLGRVVHIIQSREPSLKNSNPDEIEIDFETLKPSTLRELERYVSSCLRKKKKGSAEKPVESMATSKKTGSSSESSGSSTDSEAEGTGIIKHQKKKGQSAKEGKKTHPHVHIQSGPPQTGLHSQVAGLQSSGQMKQQHQPSPAGFIAPPVAALESSQLLETSFESLPPFGQPLMHLSHHTGNSSSPAPPHLNAHSAGPVSPETHPFLNQHAVLTSPGSQSQKNLLKEALHISMPQQPSRPSHKAAPLHPKPPQPQPAPPQQQQQQQPPILQQQQPQQPQQQQLQPQSAAPPQHQLPSQILHPPQPLHQRPMSPPTLTPQGLLSSQPPQMLLEDDEEPGSTTPLNHVQLYLQQFQQARQPQQSMQSLQAQARQQQQQQQQQQQQPGQISLLQSVQGQSQLSSQTTLPPPQLPIQSQAQPAPSHQALPQQMPLHQARHMHTQPQQLQPQQQQLNYQQGPGLAGQPQGSQHKVSMPTNKAQQIIQQQQQQQQQQQQQQQQQQQQQQQQQQQQPPSPRPTKADPYNAGHLRDNPSPLMMHSPQLPQYPAVSHQSPPHNMQPKKRAPGSHGGIKEEKLPPSPVMRGEPFNPAMRPDHHKHPDNKPSQPGHGQQNVKSMDSLRPVIRSSESSGPPSSLQDKDKFKQESKTPVAPKKVQEVKLKNMGSWASLAQKSTSTPLSAVKSSSDSFEQFRRAAREKEEREKALKAQAEQAEKDRLRREQDKLRGRDEEDIMEPSRRVHEEPRRRLEQQHIQAPSQQQQQQQQQQQQQQQQQQQQQQQQQQQQQQQQQQQQQQQQQQQPPPQQQQEPPPAAIQQPPQPPTPPQPAAQNQLDQQRELARRREQERRRREAMAATIDMNFQSDLMAIFEENLF, from the exons ATGGATTACAAGATGCATGCCAAGTCAAACGATTTGCTGGATTTTCAAAAACTGGACGCCCTTCTGGAAAAAATTGCACGTTCAGTCTCTGTGAAAAG aGAGTCCAGCGAGGAGTGCAATGGGATCAGTGGTGCTCTGTCAGTGGAGTCTGTGCCGGGGCCAAGACTGAACTGGTGTCCTGCCAACACCACTACCCCTGCCCCTGCAGCTCCAGCTCCCGCTCCGGGGCCCGAGCTCGCGTCGAACCCTGTAAGAATGGGGGACGGCCTGGACGCAGCGCAGAtgtcaggcagcagcagcagcagcagcagcagcggcggcagcagcCAGGGGCAGGCCCAGCAAATGGGCAATCCCCCACCCCCAGAGTACATCGATCCCAACAGGCCAAAGCGCCAGACCAATCAGCTGCAGTACCTGCTCAAGGTGGTGGTGAAGGCCCTGTGGAAGCACCAGTTTGCCTGGCCCTTTCATATACCAGTGGATGCGATCAAACTTAACCTGCCT GACTACTACACAATAATCAAAATTCCCATGGACATGGGAACAATCAAGAGAAGGCTTGAGAACAGTTACTACTGGAACGCCCAAGAATGTATCCAAGACTTCAACACGATGTTTACCAACTGCTACATATACAACAAG CCTGGAGATGACATAGTCTTAATGGCTGAGGCTCTAGAGAAGGTTTTCCTCCAAAGGGTCACAGAAATGCCTGAGGAAGAAACTGAGATTGTTGTCATGATGGGGAAGGGACGTGGCCGTGGCCGAAGAGACGCAG GTCTGAACTTGAAACCAGGGGCCATCATTGATGCTTCGTCCACGACTCCTCAAACACGTGGTCTGTCGAACCTCTCAGCAGCACCGCTGACCAGAGGACCAGTGCAGGGCCCGCCTTCACTACCTCCCCAGCCTTTGATGCAGGCCCTGCCGTCCCACGTGCCCCCAACGTTACCCAGCCATGCGCCACAGCTCGGAGCTCCCTACTCCCTGAGCCAGTCGGACTGTGCTCCTCAAGTTCCCATCATGACTTCTGTGCCTCCCCCTGCTCAGACCTCCCTTCCCCCAGCGTCCATCCAGAGCACTGCCCCCATGCTGCAGAACTCTATAACCATGACCAAA CAAAGAAAGAGCCAGAAAAGGAAAGCTGACACTACAACGCCCACAGCAAACGACCAACTGAGTGAATCGTCACCGGCAGAGTCCAAATCTGGGAAGACACTACCCAGGCGAGAGAGTACCCGGCCGACAAAACTGATAAAGAAGGATGCACCAGACTCCCAGCATCACATAGGcatggggatggggatggggatggggatggggatggggatggggatggggatggggatggggatgggaCTGAGCGGACCAAGTGGAGGTCACAGCCCCAAACCGCAGGATCAGCTGGGATACTGCGCTAGTCTGGTTAGGGATATGCTGTCCAAGAAGCACGCTGCTTACGCCTGGCCATTCTACAAACCTGTTGACGTGGATGCACTGGGACTACACGATtatcatgacatcatcaaataTCCAATGGACCTCAGCTCCATCAAG GTCAAGCTGGAGAGCAGGCAATACCGGGAACCCCAGGAGTTTGCTGCTGACGTACGATTAATGTTTTCCAACTGCTACAAATATAATCCACCAGACCACGAGGTGGTAGCTATGGCTCGCAAGCTACAG gACGTCTTTGAGATGCGCTTTGCCAAGATGCCAGATGAACCTGAGAGCAAGCCTCTGGTTGTTCCCCCTGCTCCTACACTTCACCATCCCGCCCCCGTTAAGCCCCAGCCTCCTTTGGCCCACATCATCTCGTCTTCAGACAGCTCCAGTGACTCGTCCTCTGAGTCTGAGTCTTCCACAGATGACTCTGAAGAGGAGAGAGCCCAGAGGTTGGCAGAGCTCCAGGAACAG TTGAAGGCTGTCCATGAGCAGCTGGCTGCCTTGTCCCAACCACAAGCCAGCAAAccaaagagaaaagagaaggagaaggagaagaaggagaagaaaaaagaaaagcataaGAAGAAAGGAAGCATGTCTAGCCATGTAGATGAGATCCAGGATGCTATACCTGTTCCGCAGCTCTCTAAGAAGTCGAAGACcagtaacaataacaacaaagagGTTGTACCCAAGAAGAAACCCAG TAAAAAGGAAGCGATGAAAAATCATCCTGCCAACCTGCTGCCGGTTCCCAACCTGGAAGACGATTTGGGGGCTGCTGGGTCATCAGCTATGGGGGAAAAGTGCAAGCCCATGACGTACGAGGAGAAGAGGCAGCTGAGCTTGGACATCAACAAGCTTCCTGGTGACAAGCTCGGCCGTGTAGTGCATATCATCCAGTCCAGGGAGCCCTCGCTCAAAAACTCAAACCCTGATGAGATCGAGATTGACTTTGAGACGCTAAAGCCTTCCACTCTGCGCGAGCTGGAGAGATATGTGTCTTCCTGCCTCCGCAAGAAGAAAAAGGGTTCAG CTGAGAAGCCTGTGGAGTCCATGGCTACCTCCAAAAAGACTGGATCATCTTCAGAGAGCAGCGGCTCCAGCACAGACAGCGAAGCTGAGGGGACAG GAATAATAAAGCATCAGAAGAAGAAGGGCCAGTCTGCGAAGGAGGGGAAGAAGACGCATCCTCATGTACACATTCAGAGTGGCCCTCCTCAGACTGGACTTCATTCCCAAGTTGCAGGCCTTCAGTCCAGCGGTCAGatgaagcagcagcatcagccaTCGCCTGCAGGCTTCATCGCTCCCCCTGTAGCTGCTCTGGAGTCTTCCCAGTTACTGGAGACCAGCTTCGAGTCCCTGCCGCCTTTCGGCCAACCCCTCATGCATCTGTCCCACCACACAGGCAACTCCTCCTCACCCGCACCTCCACACCTCAACGCTCATTCTGCTGGGCCAGTGTCCCCTGAGACCCACCCCTTCCTCAACCAGCATGCCGTCCTCACATCTCCAG GATCACAATCACAAAAAAATCTCCTGAAGGAAG CCTTGCACATTTCCATGCCTCAGCAGCCTTCTCGACCCAGTCACAAGGCAGCGCCTCTTCATCCCAAACCCCCTCAACCGCAACCAGCAcctcctcagcagcagcagcagcagcagccgccaatcctgcagcagcagcagccgcagcagccgcagcagcaaCAGCTTCAGCCCCAGTCAGCAGCACCACCACAGCACCAGCTTCCCTCTCAGATCCTCCACCCTCCTCAGCCGCTGCACCAGCGGCCCATGTCCCCTCCAACACTCACACCCCAGGGCTTGCTGTCCTCCCAGCCTCCCCAGATGCTGCTGGAGGATGATGAAGAGCCAGGGTCTACGACGCCTTTGAACCATGTACAATTATACCTGCAGCAGTTCCAGCAAGCCCGTCAGCCCCAGCAGTCCATGCAGTCGCTCCAGGCGCAGGCTcgtcagcagcaacaacaacaacaacaacaacaacaacaaccaggaCAGATCTCCCTCCTGCAGTCTGTCCAGGGACAATCTCAACTCTCCTCTCAGACCACGCTGCCTCCTCCCCAGCTCCCTATCCAGTCCCAGGCTCAGCCAGCCCCGTCACATCAGGCCCTGCCCCAACAGATGCCTCTACACCAGGCCCGCCACATGCACACTCAGCCGCAGCAACTGCAGCCACAACAGCAACAGCTGAACTATCAGCAGGGTCCTGGACTAGCTGGTCAGCCCCAGGGTTCACAACATAAGGTATCCATGCCCACCAACAAAGCACAGCAGATcatccaacagcagcagcagcagcaacagcagcagcagcagcagcagcagcagcagcagcagcagcagcagcagcagcagcagcagcagccgccctCCCCTCGCCCGACCAAGGCTGACCCTTACAACGCTG GTCATTTGAGAGACAACCCATCCCCTCTCATGATGCATTCCCCACAACTTCCCCAGTATCCAGCTGTGTCTCACCAGTCGCCACCTCACAACATGCAGCCCAAAAAG AGGGCCCCTGGGAGCCATGGTGGGATAAAGGAGGAGAAACTTCCTCCATCACCAGTGATGAGAGGAGAGCCATTTAACCCTGCAATGAGACCAGACCATCACAAACATCCTGATAACAAGCCTTCTCAACCCGGCCACGGCCAACAGA ATGTGAAGTCCATGGACAGCTTGCGACCCGTCATCCGCTCCTCCGAGTCCAGTGGGCCGCCCTCCTCTCTGCAAGACAAGGATAAGTTCAAGCAGGAGTCCAAGACGCCCGTTGCCCCCAAAAAGGTACAG GAGGTAAAACTGAAGAATATGGGCTCATGGGCCAGCCTGGCACAAAAGTCCACATCGACACCCTTATCTGCAGTGAAGTCGTCGAGTGATAGCTTTGAGCAGTTCCGTCGTGCCGCccgggagaaagaggagagggagaaggcgCTGAAGGCCCAGGCCGAGCAGGCGGAAAAAGACAGACTACGCAGAGAGCAGGACAAACTACG
- the brd4 gene encoding bromodomain-containing protein 4 isoform X7 translates to MDYKMHAKSNDLLDFQKLDALLEKIARSVSVKRESSEECNGISGALSVESVPGPRLNWCPANTTTPAPAAPAPAPGPELASNPVRMGDGLDAAQMSGSSSSSSSSGGSSQGQAQQMGNPPPPEYIDPNRPKRQTNQLQYLLKVVVKALWKHQFAWPFHIPVDAIKLNLPDYYTIIKIPMDMGTIKRRLENSYYWNAQECIQDFNTMFTNCYIYNKPGDDIVLMAEALEKVFLQRVTEMPEEETEIVVMMGKGRGRGRRDAGLNLKPGAIIDASSTTPQTRGLSNLSAAPLTRGPVQGPPSLPPQPLMQALPSHVPPTLPSHAPQLGAPYSLSQSDCAPQVPIMTSVPPPAQTSLPPASIQSTAPMLQNSITMTKQRKSQKRKADTTTPTANDQLSESSPAESKSGKTLPRRESTRPTKLIKKDAPDSQHHIGMGMGMGMGMGMGMGMGMGMGMGLSGPSGGHSPKPQDQLGYCASLVRDMLSKKHAAYAWPFYKPVDVDALGLHDYHDIIKYPMDLSSIKVKLESRQYREPQEFAADVRLMFSNCYKYNPPDHEVVAMARKLQDVFEMRFAKMPDEPESKPLVVPPAPTLHHPAPVKPQPPLAHIISSSDSSSDSSSESESSTDDSEEERAQRLAELQEQLKAVHEQLAALSQPQASKPKRKEKEKEKKEKKKEKHKKKGSMSSHVDEIQDAIPVPQLSKKSKTSNNNNKEVVPKKKPSKKEAMKNHPANLLPVPNLEDDLGAAGSSAMGEKCKPMTYEEKRQLSLDINKLPGDKLGRVVHIIQSREPSLKNSNPDEIEIDFETLKPSTLRELERYVSSCLRKKKKGSAEKPVESMATSKKTGSSSESSGSSTDSEAEGTGIIKHQKKKGQSAKEGKKTHPHVHIQSGPPQTGLHSQVAGLQSSGQMKQQHQPSPAGFIAPPVAALESSQLLETSFESLPPFGQPLMHLSHHTGNSSSPAPPHLNAHSAGPVSPETHPFLNQHAVLTSPALHISMPQQPSRPSHKAAPLHPKPPQPQPAPPQQQQQQQPPILQQQQPQQPQQQQLQPQSAAPPQHQLPSQILHPPQPLHQRPMSPPTLTPQGLLSSQPPQMLLEDDEEPGSTTPLNHVQLYLQQFQQARQPQQSMQSLQAQARQQQQQQQQQQQQPGQISLLQSVQGQSQLSSQTTLPPPQLPIQSQAQPAPSHQALPQQMPLHQARHMHTQPQQLQPQQQQLNYQQGPGLAGQPQGSQHKVSMPTNKAQQIIQQQQQQQQQQQQQQQQQQQQQQQQQQQQPPSPRPTKADPYNAGHLRDNPSPLMMHSPQLPQYPAVSHQSPPHNMQPKKRAPGSHGGIKEEKLPPSPVMRGEPFNPAMRPDHHKHPDNKPSQPGHGQQNVKSMDSLRPVIRSSESSGPPSSLQDKDKFKQESKTPVAPKKVQEVKLKNMGSWASLAQKSTSTPLSAVKSSSDSFEQFRRAAREKEEREKALKAQAEQAEKDRLRREQDKLRGRDEEDIMEPSRRVHEEPRRRLEQQHIQAPSQQQQQQQQQQQQQQQQQQQQQQQQQQQQQQQQQQQQQQQQQQQPPPQQQQEPPPAAIQQPPQPPTPPQPAAQNQLDQQRELARRREQERRRREAMAATIDMNFQSDLMAIFEENLF, encoded by the exons ATGGATTACAAGATGCATGCCAAGTCAAACGATTTGCTGGATTTTCAAAAACTGGACGCCCTTCTGGAAAAAATTGCACGTTCAGTCTCTGTGAAAAG aGAGTCCAGCGAGGAGTGCAATGGGATCAGTGGTGCTCTGTCAGTGGAGTCTGTGCCGGGGCCAAGACTGAACTGGTGTCCTGCCAACACCACTACCCCTGCCCCTGCAGCTCCAGCTCCCGCTCCGGGGCCCGAGCTCGCGTCGAACCCTGTAAGAATGGGGGACGGCCTGGACGCAGCGCAGAtgtcaggcagcagcagcagcagcagcagcagcggcggcagcagcCAGGGGCAGGCCCAGCAAATGGGCAATCCCCCACCCCCAGAGTACATCGATCCCAACAGGCCAAAGCGCCAGACCAATCAGCTGCAGTACCTGCTCAAGGTGGTGGTGAAGGCCCTGTGGAAGCACCAGTTTGCCTGGCCCTTTCATATACCAGTGGATGCGATCAAACTTAACCTGCCT GACTACTACACAATAATCAAAATTCCCATGGACATGGGAACAATCAAGAGAAGGCTTGAGAACAGTTACTACTGGAACGCCCAAGAATGTATCCAAGACTTCAACACGATGTTTACCAACTGCTACATATACAACAAG CCTGGAGATGACATAGTCTTAATGGCTGAGGCTCTAGAGAAGGTTTTCCTCCAAAGGGTCACAGAAATGCCTGAGGAAGAAACTGAGATTGTTGTCATGATGGGGAAGGGACGTGGCCGTGGCCGAAGAGACGCAG GTCTGAACTTGAAACCAGGGGCCATCATTGATGCTTCGTCCACGACTCCTCAAACACGTGGTCTGTCGAACCTCTCAGCAGCACCGCTGACCAGAGGACCAGTGCAGGGCCCGCCTTCACTACCTCCCCAGCCTTTGATGCAGGCCCTGCCGTCCCACGTGCCCCCAACGTTACCCAGCCATGCGCCACAGCTCGGAGCTCCCTACTCCCTGAGCCAGTCGGACTGTGCTCCTCAAGTTCCCATCATGACTTCTGTGCCTCCCCCTGCTCAGACCTCCCTTCCCCCAGCGTCCATCCAGAGCACTGCCCCCATGCTGCAGAACTCTATAACCATGACCAAA CAAAGAAAGAGCCAGAAAAGGAAAGCTGACACTACAACGCCCACAGCAAACGACCAACTGAGTGAATCGTCACCGGCAGAGTCCAAATCTGGGAAGACACTACCCAGGCGAGAGAGTACCCGGCCGACAAAACTGATAAAGAAGGATGCACCAGACTCCCAGCATCACATAGGcatggggatggggatggggatggggatggggatggggatggggatggggatggggatggggatgggaCTGAGCGGACCAAGTGGAGGTCACAGCCCCAAACCGCAGGATCAGCTGGGATACTGCGCTAGTCTGGTTAGGGATATGCTGTCCAAGAAGCACGCTGCTTACGCCTGGCCATTCTACAAACCTGTTGACGTGGATGCACTGGGACTACACGATtatcatgacatcatcaaataTCCAATGGACCTCAGCTCCATCAAG GTCAAGCTGGAGAGCAGGCAATACCGGGAACCCCAGGAGTTTGCTGCTGACGTACGATTAATGTTTTCCAACTGCTACAAATATAATCCACCAGACCACGAGGTGGTAGCTATGGCTCGCAAGCTACAG gACGTCTTTGAGATGCGCTTTGCCAAGATGCCAGATGAACCTGAGAGCAAGCCTCTGGTTGTTCCCCCTGCTCCTACACTTCACCATCCCGCCCCCGTTAAGCCCCAGCCTCCTTTGGCCCACATCATCTCGTCTTCAGACAGCTCCAGTGACTCGTCCTCTGAGTCTGAGTCTTCCACAGATGACTCTGAAGAGGAGAGAGCCCAGAGGTTGGCAGAGCTCCAGGAACAG TTGAAGGCTGTCCATGAGCAGCTGGCTGCCTTGTCCCAACCACAAGCCAGCAAAccaaagagaaaagagaaggagaaggagaagaaggagaagaaaaaagaaaagcataaGAAGAAAGGAAGCATGTCTAGCCATGTAGATGAGATCCAGGATGCTATACCTGTTCCGCAGCTCTCTAAGAAGTCGAAGACcagtaacaataacaacaaagagGTTGTACCCAAGAAGAAACCCAG TAAAAAGGAAGCGATGAAAAATCATCCTGCCAACCTGCTGCCGGTTCCCAACCTGGAAGACGATTTGGGGGCTGCTGGGTCATCAGCTATGGGGGAAAAGTGCAAGCCCATGACGTACGAGGAGAAGAGGCAGCTGAGCTTGGACATCAACAAGCTTCCTGGTGACAAGCTCGGCCGTGTAGTGCATATCATCCAGTCCAGGGAGCCCTCGCTCAAAAACTCAAACCCTGATGAGATCGAGATTGACTTTGAGACGCTAAAGCCTTCCACTCTGCGCGAGCTGGAGAGATATGTGTCTTCCTGCCTCCGCAAGAAGAAAAAGGGTTCAG CTGAGAAGCCTGTGGAGTCCATGGCTACCTCCAAAAAGACTGGATCATCTTCAGAGAGCAGCGGCTCCAGCACAGACAGCGAAGCTGAGGGGACAG GAATAATAAAGCATCAGAAGAAGAAGGGCCAGTCTGCGAAGGAGGGGAAGAAGACGCATCCTCATGTACACATTCAGAGTGGCCCTCCTCAGACTGGACTTCATTCCCAAGTTGCAGGCCTTCAGTCCAGCGGTCAGatgaagcagcagcatcagccaTCGCCTGCAGGCTTCATCGCTCCCCCTGTAGCTGCTCTGGAGTCTTCCCAGTTACTGGAGACCAGCTTCGAGTCCCTGCCGCCTTTCGGCCAACCCCTCATGCATCTGTCCCACCACACAGGCAACTCCTCCTCACCCGCACCTCCACACCTCAACGCTCATTCTGCTGGGCCAGTGTCCCCTGAGACCCACCCCTTCCTCAACCAGCATGCCGTCCTCACATCTCCAG CCTTGCACATTTCCATGCCTCAGCAGCCTTCTCGACCCAGTCACAAGGCAGCGCCTCTTCATCCCAAACCCCCTCAACCGCAACCAGCAcctcctcagcagcagcagcagcagcagccgccaatcctgcagcagcagcagccgcagcagccgcagcagcaaCAGCTTCAGCCCCAGTCAGCAGCACCACCACAGCACCAGCTTCCCTCTCAGATCCTCCACCCTCCTCAGCCGCTGCACCAGCGGCCCATGTCCCCTCCAACACTCACACCCCAGGGCTTGCTGTCCTCCCAGCCTCCCCAGATGCTGCTGGAGGATGATGAAGAGCCAGGGTCTACGACGCCTTTGAACCATGTACAATTATACCTGCAGCAGTTCCAGCAAGCCCGTCAGCCCCAGCAGTCCATGCAGTCGCTCCAGGCGCAGGCTcgtcagcagcaacaacaacaacaacaacaacaacaacaaccaggaCAGATCTCCCTCCTGCAGTCTGTCCAGGGACAATCTCAACTCTCCTCTCAGACCACGCTGCCTCCTCCCCAGCTCCCTATCCAGTCCCAGGCTCAGCCAGCCCCGTCACATCAGGCCCTGCCCCAACAGATGCCTCTACACCAGGCCCGCCACATGCACACTCAGCCGCAGCAACTGCAGCCACAACAGCAACAGCTGAACTATCAGCAGGGTCCTGGACTAGCTGGTCAGCCCCAGGGTTCACAACATAAGGTATCCATGCCCACCAACAAAGCACAGCAGATcatccaacagcagcagcagcagcaacagcagcagcagcagcagcagcagcagcagcagcagcagcagcagcagcagcagcagcagcagccgccctCCCCTCGCCCGACCAAGGCTGACCCTTACAACGCTG GTCATTTGAGAGACAACCCATCCCCTCTCATGATGCATTCCCCACAACTTCCCCAGTATCCAGCTGTGTCTCACCAGTCGCCACCTCACAACATGCAGCCCAAAAAG AGGGCCCCTGGGAGCCATGGTGGGATAAAGGAGGAGAAACTTCCTCCATCACCAGTGATGAGAGGAGAGCCATTTAACCCTGCAATGAGACCAGACCATCACAAACATCCTGATAACAAGCCTTCTCAACCCGGCCACGGCCAACAGA ATGTGAAGTCCATGGACAGCTTGCGACCCGTCATCCGCTCCTCCGAGTCCAGTGGGCCGCCCTCCTCTCTGCAAGACAAGGATAAGTTCAAGCAGGAGTCCAAGACGCCCGTTGCCCCCAAAAAGGTACAG GAGGTAAAACTGAAGAATATGGGCTCATGGGCCAGCCTGGCACAAAAGTCCACATCGACACCCTTATCTGCAGTGAAGTCGTCGAGTGATAGCTTTGAGCAGTTCCGTCGTGCCGCccgggagaaagaggagagggagaaggcgCTGAAGGCCCAGGCCGAGCAGGCGGAAAAAGACAGACTACGCAGAGAGCAGGACAAACTACG